Below is a genomic region from Brucella sp. BE17.
TCCGTAAAGACGGCTGAACAAACATTATAACGACCGGCGAAGAGGGTGATTCGCCGGTCAAATCATTCTGGGAGGACATCATGACGGATAAGAATCCGGCCCACACGACACGTGGCGCCCATTCCGCGGGCCCGGACGGCCAGCTTGCCGAAATATGGGGCGATGTGGTTTCACGTCCGCAACTCGGTAAGGCAATTGTGATTGGTGCTGCGGTCAGCCTTGCGGTTTACGCCATTGCATTGCAGATCATTGTTCCGCGTGCCTCGACACCGGATATCGGCAAGGCGCTCGCCATGCTTGCAGGCATTATTGGCTGTATCGTGGGCGGCGCAATCTGTGCCCGTACATTCAAACCCAAGCGTTTGGTTGTCGAGGAAATTCCAACAAGCGCCACATGGCAAACGGAAGTGCTCGACCAGCTTGAGCAGGAGGGCGGTCCCCTTGGCAGGGTTGAAGACCTACCGGCTTCTGTCGTTGATGAAATGAAGCAGGTCGGGCTTTACGACCTTTTCAGCGACTATGAGCGCAAACGTGTCCGCAGTGGAGAGGAGGGCTGAAATGGACGGCTTGTTTTATGAAATTCTCGTGGCGTTGGGCCTTGGATTGCTCGGTGCCGTGCTGTTCTCGGCAATCGGACTGATTTCCGGCACCGATGAGACGACAACCATCGCACCTGTGACGCTTCTGGTCGTGCTGCTCGGGGCGCCGCCTGCGGGCGTTTTTACATTCTGGATGTGCGCGGCGGTTTCCAAACATATGACCCATGCCGTGCCGACAGCCCTTCTGGGTATTCCCGGTGATACGATGGCGCTGCCATTGTTGCAGCAGGCGTCCGCACTGCGTAATCTGGGCGCACCACATATCGCCTTGCGCAAGATGCTGGCCGGTTCGGTTATCTCGGCCTTTATTGCGGTGCCGCTGGCGGTGCTTTTCGCGGTAATCCTTGCGCCTTTCGGCAGCTACATTACGGCGTCCGCGCCTTGGCTATTCATTGCGGCCTCGCTGTTGATTGCTTATTTTTCGGCCGGGCGCTGGGCATCGATTATCGCACTTATTCCCTTCACATTGCTCATCGTTGCATTGCAGGGCTTTACGAGCGCGCATGATATAAAACTCGGCGTCAGCTATTTCCTTGGCATCGCTGTAGGCCCATTGGTGGCAGAGCTGGTTTCTGCGGCTTCCCCCCTTGAGCGTAAACGCATGAACCGCAGTGAGCTGCGTGAGACGACACTTGCTCCGGATGTCAAAGGTTGGGGCGGTTATTTCCCCAATCCGTTCCGCGTGCTCGACCGCAGTCAGGTGCGTACTACAGCCGCCGCTGCGGCAGTCACCAGTGCAACCTTCGTCTTCAGCCCCGTTGCCATGACGGTGATTGCGGGCGAAGTTGTGGGGGCACGTATCAAACACGCCTATCACCGGCTGACCTCCGTTCTCGCCGTGCGTAATGGCGTGACCGAGTCCACCTATATTGCCGAAGCCCTGATCCCGCTGATTGCCTTTGGTCTGCCGCTGAGCCCCGTTGCAGCTGGACCTGCAGCGCCTTTGTTCAATGCACCACCGCGCTTTACGGTGAACAATGAAACCGGTGCGATCGAAAACCTGCACACGATGCTCTCGGTGTCTGAGTTCCTGATCTGGGGCTTGATATCGGTGGTGATTGCGGCTGCTATTGCCTATCCCTTCGCCATGAACCATGCGCGTAGTGCTGCGGTCTTTGTTGCAAAATATATCAGCCATGAAGCGATCATCGCCACATTTGTTGGACTGGTTCTGGTTATCGGCCTTTGGGAAGGCGGCGTGCTGGCGCTTCTGGTGATCACGACCGTGGGACTCGTCGGAGGGCTGCTGTATCGTGTTCTGGGTATGAATACCGGCGTGCAGTTCATGGGCTATTACGCCGCCGTGCTGAGCGTGCCAGCGCTTCTCAAGCTTATTGGATGAGTGTCACGAAACAGTTCTACCTTAAACTTTCTTGTGCGGTGCAAATACTAGCACCGCACAGGTCATTGCACAGAATGCGGACGATTTAGGCTGAACCGTCCTTGGCCAAGAACGACGATCGATTTTGTATGGCGCTCTTGGACAGACTTCGCGGTTAACACTGACAAGATTCCGATCCAACGTTCCGCTTTAAAAAAACTGAGATCAGGATGGCTTGAATGCACGAAAATGCGCTGGTTTATTAAGATCACGCAATTCATGCATAATCATGGTAGTAAACCGATTTTATTTAAGGTCCAGAGTGCATATATCATGGCTGTGCTTCAGTCATTCGACACCTCCTCGTTATGATGTGCGGGCAACTCCATAAGAGGATATGCACGCAGGTATTTCTATCAGCGCATGGTCGTCTTCTAACAACGCATCGCAAGTGCCATCTTGGGCGTTTGCGCGACAGGCCTGTTCGCCCGGTTGTTACTGAAGTGGGGGACGAGATTATTGCAGGGCTTAAGAATGACATTAATGCTATCATAGCAATGTAATCGGCGGGGACCTGAGGATGCATTGCAGCCAGTAAGAGGCACCTGGCGGTAAAACTATCCCCAGCCGTGAGCAGCTAGCCCGAAGACCCAAGGTTCACCCGTTCTTCTGTTTAGAAATGGCTTGCCCTTTGACATTGTGGTCACGGTTCCAAAAATGCCGAGTCCGCATTGCGCTATATAATCGGCAAAAGCTCCGTAGTTTTCTCGTGTGTCGACGCGCACAAATTTGCGCTTGAGGCCCTGCAAGTGAACTGCCACCAGTTGAATTGCGTCATAGTCGTCGTTCGCAATGATGGGCCCGATGAACTTTCCACGTCCAAATTCCCGGCAAAAAGAAAAGCCTACAAACTGATCGTTGCGCCTGAGTCCGTAAATATTCGCCTTATCGGCGATCAATTTTAGCAGTTGAATACGATTCACACCGAATGCGACTTCGTCAAGTTTTGCGATTGCGTCCAGATGTTCTGCTGAAAGAGGAACGAGCTCTCCTTCCAGTGGTGGCAACTGCGGAAGTGCAAGCGCGACTTCACCTTGACACTGATAAACGATGGCTTCATCTCTAAAGCCCATCGAAGTATAAAGATTGTAGGCGGCTTCGGTCGCATTCAGGCTGAGATTACGGCCGGTGCAACGCTCAAGAACCTGCTCCATAAGCCAGCGCCCGTTACCTTGGGCCTGCATGCGCGGCGAGGTGATCACCATCCCGATTGTTGCAAAATCATCTCCGTATGGAAACCACATCGCACTGCCAAAAACTCTGCCAATGCCGTCAACCGCTACAATACCTTGGCCTGTTTGCAGAGTTTGCTGCCAGTCATTGGGGCGGTGTGGCCACCGAACGCCCATTGAAAGCGCATGCAGCAAGTTGACATCGACATTTGCAATGTCGCTTGCAACCAATTCGAACGACTTCAGTTGAACTGAATTCTGCATATCAGCCTATCCGCATCCTATCCCAATACTCAGACCTGCAAGTATGCAGCGTTTTCATCCTGCCCACGAATGCAAATAGTCCAGCAGGCATAATTCGCCGCATCTTCTCATAAGGCTGGCAGCAGGAATTGCTTCTCGGAGAGTTCAATTCCCAATCTTTGTTTAAAGCTTGGCCTTATTCAGCACGGAACACTTCATCAACTTTTTAATCTTTATAGAAGCTCCGAAAAGTAATTTTGCATGTGGTGTTCATGAACGTTGAAGAAATTCTCGCCGCATTGATCGGCTTTCCCTCCGTTGTTGGGACGGCAAATGACGCAATTGTCGGCTGGATCAGTCATTATGCTAAAACTCACGGAGCCGAAGTCAATGTGCTTCCCGGACCAGAGGGCAATAGGGCAAATCTGTTCATAACAATCGGTCCGCGTGATATTCCTGGTTATATTCTTTCTGGTCATACAGATGTGGTTCCTGCCGGTGAAGCTGAATGGTCGACTGACCCATTCAAGCTCCATAAGGACGGCGAAAGGCTCTATGGTCGTGGTACCACGGATATGAAGGGATTTCTGGCATGTGCTCTGGCGGCATTGCCCAAATTTGCAGCGGGTGATTTAAAGTGTCCCGTGCATCTGGTATTTTCTTACGATGAGGAAGCAGGCTGTCGCGGCGTCCCGCATCTTCTCTCTGCCCTTCCAAGCCTTTGCGCGAAGCCGCTTGGCGCCATTATTGGCGAGCCAAGCCGGATGCAGGCTGTGCGTGCGCATAAGGGCAAGGCTGCCGCTCGACTTGAAGTTATCGGTCGATCTGGACATTCATCGCGCCCCGATCTGGGGTTGAACGCCGTTCATGCTATGGCAAATGTTATTGCGCAGGCTGTAATCTACGGAAAAACGCTGAAAAACGGGGCTTGCGACAATAATTTCGAGCCGCCTTACTCATCTTTGCAGTTCGGCGTTGTCGCCGGCGGACAGGCCGTCAATATCATTCCCGACAGTTGTGCAGCCGATATTGAGGTACGCGCAATTTCCGGCGCTTCGCCTATAGCTCTGCTAGAGCCTGTCAAGGAAGAATTGTTAGCTCTGCGGGCCGATGGATTTGAAGTTCATTGGTATGAGGTGAGTGCTTACCCAGCCTTATCGCTTTCGAGAGAGAGCGCACTGTCACAGTTGATGGTGGAATTAACCGGCCAGGAAACATTGGCTGCGGTGAGTTATGGTACAGAGGCGGGGCTTTTTCAGCAGGCAGGTATTGATGCGATTATCTGCGGCCCTGGCGACATTGGGCGAGCGCATCGACCCAATGAATATATCGAAATGAGCGAACTTCATGCGTGTCAGAAAATGATCGACGATCTCGGCATGCGCCTGACCAAATAAATCCAATTGGCGGCAGAATTTTATGGCGTTTCTTTTTAATTCCGATACCGTACGCGGTGCTATTTTTCGCGAAGCCTTTGAGCGCTCGTTGCCTGATGTGGAGTTTTTTCAGGCGGGTGAAGACGTTGATCCAGACCAAATCCGCTATCTGATCAGTTGGGTAGTGCCAGACGATATTGCACGATATCGCAATCTCGAAGTGCTTTTCTCGATTGGTGCTGGCGTTGATCAGTTCAAACCTGGAACCGTGCCTGCGCATGTGAAACTCGTCCGTATGGTCGAGGATGGGATTATTCGTATGATGCAGGAATATGTGACGCTTGGCGTGCTGACCCTGCATCGAGAATCTATTGCCTATCGCGAACAGCAGAAAAATGAGGAATGGCAGGCGCTTATGACGCTACAGGCCAGCCAACGCCGTATTGGTTTCCTAGGCCTGGGAATACTTGCAAAAGCAGCAATTGAACGGTTGTTGCCATTTCAGTTTCGAATAAGTGGGTGGAGCCGCAGCCGAAAAGATATTGAGGGTGTTGAGTGTTTTTTCGGCGACGAACAGTTTGCAAGATTCCTTCGTCAAACCGATATTTTGATTTGCCTGCTACCGTTGACGGATGAAACACGCGGTATTTTGAATGCCGACCTGTTTGCCATACTACCAAAGGGTGCTCGCTTGCTGCATGCAGGCCGCGGGCCTCAGCTCGATCAAAAGGCACTTATAGAGGCGCTTGATAACGGCCATCTCGCAGCAGCAATGCTTGATGTGACCGATCCAGAACCACTGCCTGCGGCGCATCCGCTTTGGTCGCACCCTAAAGTACTGATCACACCGCATATCGCTTCCATTACGCAACCGCTTACGGCCGCAAGATCAATCATCGAAAATATCCAGCGCCATCTGGCTGGAGACAAGCTGATCGGCTTAATCGATCGCACACGAGGTTATTAACTCTAAGGGAAACGTCATGTCTCTTCTGATTACCATCGATCCAAATCCCGATTTTACACCGAAAGAAGCGTTGCCAACGCCGGATCGCCTTATTTCGGGCTCGCCTGAATTCAAGACATGGGCACAGGATGCTTCAAAGAACGATAAGGTTTTGACGGGGGTTTGGGAAGCAACGCCAGGCGAAACTCACTCTATTAAAGGAACAACACTGGAATTTTGCCATATCCTTTCTGGTCTCGTTGAAATTGAGGAAAAAGATGGTGAAACAAAGACATATCGCGCAGGCGATAGCTTTGTTATGAAGCCGGGCTTTATTGGGGTTTGGCGTACGATTGAAACCGTGCGCAAGATTTACCTCTGCGTCTACGAGTAAGTCAGAATAATCCGCCGCATAAAACCCGCTTGACGTGCATAAAAGCCGTCAAGCGGGCTATTCTTGATCAAAAATGCGGTGCCTTGGGCTCTATTCTTTGACTCAACGAAAATGTGAGGTGCGCCATGACTTTAAGCTTCAATCCTGAAGCGCTTGAACTTCCATTTTATCATTACATTGGTGGGGAGCACATTGATGCCACAGGTGGTCTCGAAATGCGTAGGCCTTCCGATGGCAAAGCCTATGGTGACTGTCCAATTGCCGGCGACGCGTTGGTTGACCGTGCTGTGCAGGCTGCCAAGGCTGCGTTGAAGTCGAGCGGGTGGGCCGATGCTCGCCCGCGAGAAAGGCTCAATGCCATGCATCGTTGGGCCGATCTGATTGAGCAGGAGGCACTGACACTTGCGCGATTGGAAGCAGTTTCATCAACGCGGCCAATCGCGCATCTCATCGAAGGCGATATTGCGGTTACGGCTGAACAAATCCGTTTCTTTGCCGAATTTGCGGACAAGGAAGGCAGCGAGGTCGTTCCGACGAGCACCGGCACATTCGGCATGACGCTAAGTGAGCCTTATGGTGTGATTGGTGCAATTACGCCGTGGAATTTTCCGATTTCCATGTCGGGCTGGAAGCTTGGTCCGGCACTGGCTGCGGGCAATGCGGTTGTGCTTAAACCCTCTGAAATCACGCCATTTTCCACGCTTTATATGGCTGAACTTGCAGCTAAAGCAGGTATTCCGGCCGGACTTATTAATATTGTACTGGGCGACGGACCTGTTACAGGCAATGCCATTACCGGCCACCCTGGTATTTCCAAAGTCAGCTTTACCGGATCGACGGCAGCAGGTGCTGCGATTATGCAGAATATTGCGCGTACAGCTGTAAAGCCGATGACGCTGGAGCTTGGTGGAAAAAGCCCGCAAGTTGTATTCGCTGATGCCGATCTGGACTTGGCTGCTTCTGCCATCACGCGCGGAATCTTGAGTAATGCCGGACAGGCTTGTGTGGCCGGATCCCGCCTGATCGTTGCTGAAGAAATTGCGGATTCTTTGAGCGAAGCCATTGCGCGTCATATGGCTGATATCAAGCCTGGGGTGACTTGGGACGAGAAGACGCAATATTCGCCTATCATTTCAGAACGCCAGATCAGCCGTATCGATGAGATCGTTCAGAAAACAGCAAGTCTTGGCGCGGAGTGCGTTTTTGGCGGGAAACGAATGGATCGTGAAGGCTATTTTTATGAGCCAACGCTGCTTCGTGGTGTCGATGAAAACTCGCCTGCTGTTGCAGAAGAAATCTTCGGTCCCGTCCTGACGATCCAGACTTTCAAACACGAGGAAGAGGCACTTGCTCTCGCTGATCACCCGATTTACGGGCTGGCGGCGGGTCTTTTCACGCGCGATCTGTCTCGCGCTATCCGTGTTACCAAAGCGTTGCAGGCAGGCACCATCTGGGTCAATCGCTATGGTCGCTCGCGCGATCATATTTTGCCAACAGGTGGCTATAAAAGTTCTGGTATTGGCAAGGATCTCGGGCGTGAAGCCTATCTCGCAAATCGCAAGTCCAAAAGCGTGCTGATCGATCTTTAAGGAAAACTCTGAATGACAACCTATTCGATTGCTTTGATCCCGGGCGACGGTATTGGCAAGAATGTCACGGACGCAACGTGGCAGGTTTTGCAGGTGGCTTCAAAACGCAATGGCTTTAAGCTTGAAGGCACCAGCTTTCCGTGGTCTTGCGCCCATTATCATGAAACCGGCGCTATGATGCCTGCGGATGGCATCGAGACCTTGCGCAAATTTGATGCGATTTACCTCGGAGCCGTCGGCTGGCCTGCGGAAGTACCGGATTCTGTGTCTCTGCACGGACTGCTGTTGCCTATCCGTAAGGCGTTTGTGCAATATGCCAATATCCGCCCCCATAGACTTTTGCCGGGCGTGACAGGGCCGCTTCGCTCCGAAGGTTTTGATATTCTTTGCATTCGCGAAAACACGGAAGGTGAATATTCAGGTGCCGGTGGGCGCGTTCATTCCGGCACCAAGGAAGAGGTTGCCGTGGAAACAGCGGTTTTCACCCGCATTGGCGTTGAGCGTATTATCCGCTTTGGTTTCGAGCAGGCACGCTTGCGTCGTAAAAAGCTTGCTTCGGTCACGAAGTCCAATGCGCAGAAATATTCGATGGTGTTCTGGGACGAGGTAACAAAAGATGTCGCTCAAGAATATCCCGATGTCGAAGTCTCGCATTATCACATTGATGCCATGGCGGCACGGATGGTGATGGCACCGGAAAGTCTTGATGTCATCGTGGCTTCCAATCTATTTGGCGATATTCTGACCGATCTGGGCGCTGCCATTCAGGGCGGTCTTGGCTATGCAGCCTCTGCCAATATCAATCCGGACCGCACAGCGCCTTCGATGTTTGAGCCGGTGCATGGTTCTGCGCCTGATATTGCGCATCTTGGTATTGCCAATCCGATTGCAGCTATTTGGTCAGGCGCGATGATGCTTGAGCATCTGGGTGAACAGCAGGCAGCAAAAGATGTGATGAGCGCAATTGAAATGGTGACGTCGAACGGTATTGGAACAGTTGCTGGCAAAGACAAGACGGATGCGATCACGCAAGCTGTGCTTTCGGCACTGGTATAAAAAGGACGAATGTGAATGTTGAAATATCAAGGACTTTTCCGGCAGCAGGGCCTCATCGGCGGTGTCTGGCAGGATGCAGTGTCAGGCGCTACCGTTGACGTCACCAACCCGGCAAGCCTTGGCACTCTGGGTACAATCCCCGATATGGGGGCCACGGAAACCCGCGCGGCGATTGACGCCGCTCAGGCGTCTCTCAAGCCATGGAAAAAG
It encodes:
- a CDS encoding tripartite tricarboxylate transporter permease, which codes for MDGLFYEILVALGLGLLGAVLFSAIGLISGTDETTTIAPVTLLVVLLGAPPAGVFTFWMCAAVSKHMTHAVPTALLGIPGDTMALPLLQQASALRNLGAPHIALRKMLAGSVISAFIAVPLAVLFAVILAPFGSYITASAPWLFIAASLLIAYFSAGRWASIIALIPFTLLIVALQGFTSAHDIKLGVSYFLGIAVGPLVAELVSAASPLERKRMNRSELRETTLAPDVKGWGGYFPNPFRVLDRSQVRTTAAAAAVTSATFVFSPVAMTVIAGEVVGARIKHAYHRLTSVLAVRNGVTESTYIAEALIPLIAFGLPLSPVAAGPAAPLFNAPPRFTVNNETGAIENLHTMLSVSEFLIWGLISVVIAAAIAYPFAMNHARSAAVFVAKYISHEAIIATFVGLVLVIGLWEGGVLALLVITTVGLVGGLLYRVLGMNTGVQFMGYYAAVLSVPALLKLIG
- a CDS encoding GNAT family N-acetyltransferase — its product is MQNSVQLKSFELVASDIANVDVNLLHALSMGVRWPHRPNDWQQTLQTGQGIVAVDGIGRVFGSAMWFPYGDDFATIGMVITSPRMQAQGNGRWLMEQVLERCTGRNLSLNATEAAYNLYTSMGFRDEAIVYQCQGEVALALPQLPPLEGELVPLSAEHLDAIAKLDEVAFGVNRIQLLKLIADKANIYGLRRNDQFVGFSFCREFGRGKFIGPIIANDDYDAIQLVAVHLQGLKRKFVRVDTRENYGAFADYIAQCGLGIFGTVTTMSKGKPFLNRRTGEPWVFGLAAHGWG
- the argE gene encoding acetylornithine deacetylase — protein: MNVEEILAALIGFPSVVGTANDAIVGWISHYAKTHGAEVNVLPGPEGNRANLFITIGPRDIPGYILSGHTDVVPAGEAEWSTDPFKLHKDGERLYGRGTTDMKGFLACALAALPKFAAGDLKCPVHLVFSYDEEAGCRGVPHLLSALPSLCAKPLGAIIGEPSRMQAVRAHKGKAAARLEVIGRSGHSSRPDLGLNAVHAMANVIAQAVIYGKTLKNGACDNNFEPPYSSLQFGVVAGGQAVNIIPDSCAADIEVRAISGASPIALLEPVKEELLALRADGFEVHWYEVSAYPALSLSRESALSQLMVELTGQETLAAVSYGTEAGLFQQAGIDAIICGPGDIGRAHRPNEYIEMSELHACQKMIDDLGMRLTK
- a CDS encoding glyoxylate/hydroxypyruvate reductase A, which produces MAFLFNSDTVRGAIFREAFERSLPDVEFFQAGEDVDPDQIRYLISWVVPDDIARYRNLEVLFSIGAGVDQFKPGTVPAHVKLVRMVEDGIIRMMQEYVTLGVLTLHRESIAYREQQKNEEWQALMTLQASQRRIGFLGLGILAKAAIERLLPFQFRISGWSRSRKDIEGVECFFGDEQFARFLRQTDILICLLPLTDETRGILNADLFAILPKGARLLHAGRGPQLDQKALIEALDNGHLAAAMLDVTDPEPLPAAHPLWSHPKVLITPHIASITQPLTAARSIIENIQRHLAGDKLIGLIDRTRGY
- a CDS encoding cupin domain-containing protein, with protein sequence MSLLITIDPNPDFTPKEALPTPDRLISGSPEFKTWAQDASKNDKVLTGVWEATPGETHSIKGTTLEFCHILSGLVEIEEKDGETKTYRAGDSFVMKPGFIGVWRTIETVRKIYLCVYE
- a CDS encoding aldehyde dehydrogenase family protein; amino-acid sequence: MTLSFNPEALELPFYHYIGGEHIDATGGLEMRRPSDGKAYGDCPIAGDALVDRAVQAAKAALKSSGWADARPRERLNAMHRWADLIEQEALTLARLEAVSSTRPIAHLIEGDIAVTAEQIRFFAEFADKEGSEVVPTSTGTFGMTLSEPYGVIGAITPWNFPISMSGWKLGPALAAGNAVVLKPSEITPFSTLYMAELAAKAGIPAGLINIVLGDGPVTGNAITGHPGISKVSFTGSTAAGAAIMQNIARTAVKPMTLELGGKSPQVVFADADLDLAASAITRGILSNAGQACVAGSRLIVAEEIADSLSEAIARHMADIKPGVTWDEKTQYSPIISERQISRIDEIVQKTASLGAECVFGGKRMDREGYFYEPTLLRGVDENSPAVAEEIFGPVLTIQTFKHEEEALALADHPIYGLAAGLFTRDLSRAIRVTKALQAGTIWVNRYGRSRDHILPTGGYKSSGIGKDLGREAYLANRKSKSVLIDL
- a CDS encoding tartrate dehydrogenase, producing the protein MTTYSIALIPGDGIGKNVTDATWQVLQVASKRNGFKLEGTSFPWSCAHYHETGAMMPADGIETLRKFDAIYLGAVGWPAEVPDSVSLHGLLLPIRKAFVQYANIRPHRLLPGVTGPLRSEGFDILCIRENTEGEYSGAGGRVHSGTKEEVAVETAVFTRIGVERIIRFGFEQARLRRKKLASVTKSNAQKYSMVFWDEVTKDVAQEYPDVEVSHYHIDAMAARMVMAPESLDVIVASNLFGDILTDLGAAIQGGLGYAASANINPDRTAPSMFEPVHGSAPDIAHLGIANPIAAIWSGAMMLEHLGEQQAAKDVMSAIEMVTSNGIGTVAGKDKTDAITQAVLSALV